A genomic region of Pseudopipra pipra isolate bDixPip1 chromosome W, bDixPip1.hap1, whole genome shotgun sequence contains the following coding sequences:
- the LOC135405467 gene encoding olfactory receptor 14J1-like, protein MSNSSSLNQFLLLAFSDRRELQLLHFWLFLAISLAALLANGLILSAVACDHHLHTPMGFFLLNLSLTDLGCICTTVPKAMHNSLWGTTTISYMGCAAQLFFFFFFISAEFSLLTIMCYDRYVAICKPLHYGTLLGSRACAHMAAAAWATGFLNSLLHTANTFSLPLCQGNALGQFFCEIPHILKLSCSQSYVRELGLLLISASLAFGCFVFIVFSYVQIFRAVLRIPSQQGRHKAFSTCLPHLAVVSLFLSTAFFAYLKPPSISSPSLDLALSVLYSVVPPALNPLIYSLRNQELKDALRKMMTGCFSGAIKCLFSGV, encoded by the coding sequence atgtccaacagcagctccctcaaccagttcctcctcctggcattctcagacaggcgggagctgcagctcctgcacttctggctcttcctggccatctccctggctgccctcctggccaacggcctcatcctcagcgccgtagcctgtgaccaccacctgcacacccccatgggcttcttcctgctcaacctctccctcacagacctgggctgcatctgcaccactgtccccaaagccatgcacaattccctctggggcaccacaaccatctcctacatgggatgtgctgcacagctctttttctttttcttcttcatctcagcagagttttccctcctcaccatcatgtgctacgaccgctatgttgccatctgcaaacccctgcactacgggaccctcctgggcagcagagcttgtgcccacatggcagcagctgcctgggccactggatttctcaattctctgctgcacacagccaatacattttccctgcccctgtgccagggcaatgccctgggccagttcttctgtgaaatcccacacatcctcaagctctcctgctcacagtcCTATGTCAGGGAACTCGGGCTTCTCTTGATTTCCGCCTCTTTagcatttggttgttttgttttcattgttttctcctatgtgcagatcttcagggctgtgctgaggatcccctctcagcagggaaggcacaaagccttttccacgtgcctccctcacctggccgtggtctcactgttcctcagcactgcattTTTTGCCTACctcaagcccccctccatctcctccccatccctggatctggctctgtcagttctgtactcagtggtgcctccagcactgaaccccctcatctacagcctgaggaaccaggagctcaaggatgccctgaggaaaatgatgactggatgcttttcaggagcaataaagtgcctgttttctggtgtgtag